From Micromonospora rifamycinica, a single genomic window includes:
- a CDS encoding ABC transporter ATP-binding protein, with protein sequence MTGPLLDGHLVVDRAGFRLDVRLRIAAGEVVALLGPNGAGKTTTLRSLAGLHPLTAGWLRLDGTELDRPDARRFVPPERRPVGVVFQDYLLFPHLTARDNVAFGPRRQGLPRRAARERATAWLERVGLSAHAGRRPRQLSGGQAQRVALARALAVDPTLLLLDEPLAALDAGTRLDVRAHLHRHLTDHPGAALLVTHDPLDALALADRLVVVEDGRVVQEGDPGTVTTRPRTEYVARLVGLNLCRGRADGRRVHLADGFTVPTTDRLTGDAFVVFPPTAVSLRPQRPDDPRTDDPRTDDPRTDGGPPHGWPATVAGVHRHGDRLRVRLTGAVAAAADVTPAVAAGLRLLPGQRVWATVAADATRVYPAGP encoded by the coding sequence GTGACCGGCCCGCTGCTCGACGGTCACCTGGTCGTCGACCGGGCCGGTTTCCGGCTGGACGTCCGGCTGCGGATCGCCGCCGGTGAGGTGGTCGCGCTCCTCGGCCCGAACGGGGCCGGCAAGACCACCACGCTGCGCTCCCTCGCCGGGCTGCACCCGCTCACCGCCGGCTGGCTGCGCCTGGACGGGACCGAGCTGGACCGCCCGGACGCGCGGCGGTTCGTGCCGCCCGAGCGGCGACCGGTCGGCGTGGTGTTCCAGGACTACCTGCTCTTCCCGCACCTGACCGCCCGGGACAACGTCGCCTTCGGGCCCCGGCGGCAGGGGCTGCCCCGACGGGCCGCCCGGGAGCGGGCCACCGCCTGGCTGGAGCGGGTCGGCCTGAGCGCGCACGCCGGGCGGCGACCCCGGCAGCTCTCCGGCGGGCAGGCCCAGCGGGTGGCGCTGGCCCGGGCGCTCGCCGTCGACCCGACCCTGCTGCTGCTCGACGAGCCGCTGGCCGCGCTGGACGCCGGCACCCGGCTGGACGTCCGGGCCCACCTGCACCGCCACCTCACCGACCATCCCGGGGCCGCCCTGCTGGTCACCCACGATCCGCTGGACGCCCTGGCGCTGGCCGACCGGTTGGTCGTCGTCGAGGACGGCCGGGTGGTCCAGGAGGGGGATCCCGGCACCGTCACCACCCGGCCGCGCACCGAGTACGTGGCCCGGCTGGTCGGGCTCAACCTCTGCCGGGGCCGGGCGGACGGCCGGCGCGTCCACCTCGCCGACGGGTTCACCGTCCCGACCACCGACCGGCTCACCGGGGACGCCTTCGTGGTCTTCCCGCCCACCGCCGTCTCCCTGCGCCCGCAGCGGCCCGACGACCCACGGACCGACGACCCACGGACCGACGACCCACGGACCGACGGTGGCCCGCCGCACGGCTGGCCCGCCACCGTCGCCGGGGTGCACCGGCACGGGGACCGGCTGCGGGTGCGGCTCACCGGGGCGGTCGCCGCCGCCGCGGACGTCACCCCGGCGGTCGCCGCCGGGCTGCGGCTGCTCCCCGGGCAACGGGTCTGGGCGACCGTGGCGGCCGACGCGACCCGGGTGTACCCGGCCGGTCCGTGA